One region of Acropora muricata isolate sample 2 chromosome 13, ASM3666990v1, whole genome shotgun sequence genomic DNA includes:
- the LOC136896230 gene encoding uncharacterized protein, whose product MFKCLTAKMSEQSEGPVKDTDARPLVAVTCSSTGDTVFIKFELEEHRCGEQCSLFADFVTEVVDAVDDQSRKKLLQLLEPSSGVWGELRALNAKRKRWGDHDDEIFAKARERCAALEDLISVYPESQGEIRSVDVRISDEIDPTGKLRKRIKETKVVDSSDSDSEVIGDFQESQDLCDNDSYPPDKKEKIEEEDQANSCYHTTQMEMADILKKRIETIMRHYHGINDLSSAFDDVDFVVYTARYRMLSDQTEKRICHPHAGVLSKEELEARHEGNVQKRMFMYVRSAETDGHFEQLKRDIQNKPRTLFIIIADECHWGITKDKDQTPSAHNLFINEWGKEQCPRNVVVLQISATPFNLLTQNSRLREVKCALLSRKISTSHKNYEAGDLLVLENGSDLGEDVTKTSKEVELHVVHWSEVELKSLEGGVQMKLKSTLSGKDSPYQYLRVSFDGKLDVTSNEGEATDFIVQGNHGIVTIKPLLSTGEMLTMTRDDKGKLEARIDPPEPAYFEVKLDFGVGVVAFSLQGKGGLYLAVDEHGLVHLQAAKVEKKCGVSMMRPKQDVAQVSFQFYIDRCWPVKGGEGGHQYMSLNYYLSTLNCESNRHKKIREDELFQNMVKKAKREEKISKTSIPDAMLCAEYCYYVFHVSAFDCDDKIRQVLSNDMDNSPCFKFTKALKRFIRKLKKSQEEECRRAKKGIKPEAFEFVRNEIRDRVKDAFRDNLKQRQRSEYVMQEGDEELLAASFVAYLMHHSERELQNLVEETHSTSIVKKINEMLRRNACQKMVEIWKSHVQESETNSLVLSLIQSGQQEFGKMKVVRAKNMETANQFYNSLKLAQEMCDLKECFEIIKDYGGIQIKDQLVTSNPFFKRLQTENCQAKIDCLCKDLELKPRQKKCVNCGHVHKSITQYEDLENLACLLILVDKGRMGDTFPQSFDCLDLRLSYDSKPLYLSTIIQELGRICRYAKISVNDSRPQNLPYVLIGPELYRALKESIKRSPSIMSLISRNRKANKVDRYMTEQTRAYVHTSSTLRWPDYEASKDSYDHENQRKHRNRILLQAEPQIGKTGTYLCLIKLLRLDILGKEKVLSASKRDEGTFYLLKENEPSEKFPVTDTEGKQNWQFPYWKTIQNLPSLNEKAVAPGKYSFEGCFYTHDAEENPFTLMKPRRSAHNYQKAKYEDDFRAFQWHHFLDCSECGLLIEAQEPILDTIEVMMDGARISVTCSLPFKFLQDRNLREQLRSRGFNVGDRQGHSLLAATDSTPTLPYWIFHPSHRDDPRKCLFNYHHVMQEENRVASFIQVAVVRSAMFEAYRSTWGKILAIFQLPEELPNCDRRADEGGVGYSRLFIQKMAYGLHLDYVFVIDDNVATMREAQFSFGEQTGFNATVLRNEDGTMKMQRCSFLKPLVYLQKIAEGKVNPPDDREKYEPHPLKEQFENCPLYSYTGPAKLFGDKEHDSYGVLGLLRSIPTVRRPFSKTQVYALVLLNVKSTVEKGVFYRPWPCWEDLRFNDDCDKAGLWVVKCNRYCFYKLQYQDWINNLAFPCIYQWNEESKLEERPLECELPQDLEESVILNHLRNLVETEDHDYCFKGQIGAAGPEDGHTDTEGAVDIAGGGVSRSADCPMVVLEQLEIEKNVKKSSGVSVLILSYDYSPTLPLKSLFLLNESYCSTTKKIVFVVSAKQLQETKKLKDGLTLADVRRGHFFHLFSTEMSKKNGNVAIFSAADPGRHSLRWIVIDVSFSKQELRAENNSMTASERRSAKPRNVERPESGASRNPVTEIDQGHSKRSTESDVEDLQENRKPLTEDQREYLNVRRVNPNSKKVAVGHKMTSKAKRDKENSQDSKPGRRKSCPFSETTTSTKPRNSAKQRTIERAESGVSRNRGEGTEIDQRGNKRSTERDVEDLQQQKTPLMHLNVGRVDSNLKEVVVGQKITPKVKKVDKTSQDSKPGERKKNLYSETTTTKKPRVDGYVRDGPTTSTGEQIDVTHVTPGKTTNILAKSATEFLSGAAHGSSGRDKKTSSREREFNRSAVTGLTPDDPAYDEGTNTVTATIVKLWRGKVKQGRDKDVTSEMIENALDFEPEELEKLDGKGYNALTKACSLPSVGKRLVSYLLNLKKVDVNSQIPSTFNSDSPAARWLTPGMSALSMAIRRGNVNCVPTFMNREPAIDFRSTDRDQNTALHHCVLSSVVPKTAFDRLFRCYRVLEWKEMKNVQSKSPLDIAKERWIESHTKNDEKKKEALEHVFDVMGFTLTIENVTDDDDDDDVDDHNDDDEDDDNDEDDDDDDNEDGDDDSS is encoded by the exons ATGTTCAAGTGCTTAACAGCGAAGATGTCTGAGCAAA GCGAGGGCCCAGTGAAAGACACCGACGCACGTCCGTTGGTCGCGGTCACATGTTCTTCTACTGGAGATACGGTGTTCATAAAGTTTGAGTTGGAGGAACATCGTTGCGGTGAGCAGTGTTCCCTTTTTGCAGACTTCGTGACAGAAGTCGTGGATGCAGTAGATGATCAGAGTAGGAAAAAGCTCCTTCAGCTTCTGGAACCTTCATCAGGGGTGTGGGGTGAGTTACGAGCATTGAACGCGAAACGCAAACGATGGGGAGATCATGATGATGAAATTTTTGCGAAGGCACGCGAAAGATGTGCAGCGCTTGAAGACCTCATTTCTGTATACCCAGAATCGCAGGGGGAAATCAGAAGTGTTGACGTCAGGATCAGTGATGAAATTGACCCAACTGGAAAGCTTCGAAAACGAATTAAGGAGACAAAAGTTGTTGATAGTTCCGATAGTGACTCTGAGGTCATTGGAGATTTCCAGGAAAGCCAAGATTTGTGTGACAACGATTCGTATCCTccagacaaaaaagaaaagatcgAGGAAGAAGACCAGGCCAATTCTTGCTATCATACAACGCAAATGGAAATGGCAGACATACTGAAGAAACGCATTGAGACAATTATGAGGCATTACCACGGCATTAACGATTTGAGCAGTGCTTTCGATGATGTTGACTTTGTAGTGTACACAGCCAGGTACAGAATGCTTAGCGATCAGACTGAGAAGAGGATTTGTCACCCACACGCCGGTGTCTTATCAAAAGAAGAGCTGGAGGCACGTCATGAAGGGAATGTTCAGAAGAGAATGTTTATGTATGTTCGCAGCGCGGAAACAGACGGACATTTCGAGCAACTGAAGCGAGACATTCAAAATAAGCCTAGAACCCTGTTCATCATCATAGCAGACGAGTGCCATTGGGGGATTACTAAAGACAAGGACCAAACGCCATCTGCTCATAATCTCTTCATCAATGAATGGGGCAAAGAACAGTGCCCTAGAAATGTGGTAGTTCTTCAAATTTCGGCGACGCCGTTTAACCTTCTGACACAAAACTCTCGCCTTCGTGAAGTCAAGTGTGCTCTTCTCTCTAGGAAAATCTCTACGAGCCATAAGAACTATGAAGCGGGTGATCTCTTGGTCCTGGAAAACGGGTCAGACTTGGGCGAAGATGTCACAAAAACATCCAAGGAAGTAGAACTGCACGTTGTTCACTGGTCAGAGGTTGAGCTGAAGAGCCTTGAGGGTGGAGTACAGATGAAGCTCAAGTCGACGTTAAGCGGGAAAGACTCGCCATATCAATATCTACGGGTTTCCTTTGATGGAAAGCTGGATGTCACATCTAATGAGGGAGAGGCCACGGATTTCATTGTCCAAGGGAACCATGGGATCGTGACAATCAAGCCTCTCCTAAGCACAGGTGAAATGCTTACCATGACGAGGGATGACAAGGGGAAGCTTGAGGCCAGAATTGACCCACCAGAACCAGCTTACTTTGAAGTGAAGCTGGATTTTGGGGTCGGAGTTGTCGCATTTTCCTTGCAAGGCAAAGGAGGTCTCTATTTGGCGGTAGACGAGCATGGCCTGGTTCATTTGCAGGCGGCGAAGGTTGAGAAGAAATGTGGTGTGTCCATGATGAGGCCGAAGCAAGACGTGGCTCAGGTGTCATTCCAGTTCTACATTGATCGGTGTTGGCCCGTAAAGGGTGGTGAAGGTGGACACCAGTACATGAGCCTTAACTATTACCTCAGCACGTTGAACTGTGAAAGCAATAGACATAAAAAGATAAGAGAAGACGAGTTGTTTCAAAACATGGTGAAGAAGGCTAAACGGGAAGAAAAGATCTCGAAAACGTCGATCCCTGATGCTATGTTGTGCGCAGAGTACTGCTACTATGTTTTTCATGTCAGTGCATTCGATTGTGATGACAAAATAAGACAGGTGCTAAGCAATGACATGGACAATTCTCCGTGTTTTAAGTTCACCAAAGCACTCAAGAGGTTCATCCGAAAACTTAAGAAAAGCCAAGAAGAAGAATGCAGGAGAGCGAAGAAGGGCATTAAGCCGGAAGCTTTCGAATTCGTTCGCAACGAAATCCGTGACAGAGTGAAAGACGCTTTTAGGGATAACTTGAAACAAAGGCAGAGAAGTGAGTACGTGATGCAAGAAGGCGATGAAGAGTTATTGGCTGCCTCATTTGTCGCGTACCTGATGCACCATTCAGAAAGAGAGCTGCAAAACTTAGTCGAAGAGACGCACTCAACCAGCATcgttaaaaaaattaacgaaaTGTTGCGACGAAATGCTTGCCAGAAAATGGTTGAAATCTGGAAAAGCCATGTTCAAGAAAGCGAAACAAATTCTCTGGTGCTGAGTTTGATCCAGAGTGGTCAACAGGAATTTGGGAAGATGAAAGTTGTTAGAGCAAAAAACATGGAAACTGCCAATCAGTTCTACAACAGTCTGAAATTGGCACAAGAAATGTGCGACCTGAAAGAATGCTTCGAAATTATCAAGGACTATGGTGGAATTCAGATCAAGGATCAACTTGTGACGTCAAATCCCTTTTTTAAGAGGCTTCAGACAGAGAACTGTCAGGCTAAAATTGATTGTCTTTGTAAAGACCTTGAGCTAAAACCTCGGCAGAAGAAGTGTGTTAATTGTGGACATGTGCACAAGTCAATAACGCAGTACGAAGACCTGGAAAACCTGGCTTGCCTCCTCATCTTGGTTGATAAAGGTCGCATGGGGGACACATTTCCCCAAAGTTTTGATTGCCTTGATCTTCGACTGAGCTACGACAGCAAGCCACTTTATCTTTCGACTATTATTCAAGAGCTTGGACGGATTTGCCGTTATGCAAAAATATCTGTGAATGATTCTCGTCCTCAGAACCTTCCTTACGTTTTGATTGGCCCTGAACTTTACAGAGCGCTGAAGGAGTCGATTAAGAGGTCCCCTTCTATAATGAGTCTAATTTCCCGTAACCGAAAGGCCAACAAAGTTGATCGCTATATGACAGAACAAACCAGAGCTTATGTTCACACATCATCCACATTGCGTTGGCCAGACTATGAAGCCAGCAAAGATAGCTATGATCACGAAAACCAGCGAAAGCACCGCAACCGAATCCTTCTTCAAGCTGAACCCCAAATTGGAAAAACCGGAACCTATCTCTGCCTCATAAAACTCTTGAGACTTGACATACTTGGGAAGGAAAAGGTGTTGTCAGCAAGCAAACGAGATGAAGGTACCTTTTACTTGCTCAAGGAGAATGAGCCTTCGGAGAAGTTTCCGGTCACTGACACCGAAGGTAAGCAGAACTGGCAGTTTCCTTACTGGAAGACGATTCAGAACCTTCCAAGTCTTAACGAGAAAGCGGTGGCTCCAGGAAAGTACTCATTTGAAGGATGCTTTTATACCCATGACGCGGAAGAAAATCCGTTTACTCTTATGAAACCACGAAGGTCAGCTCACAATTACCAAAAAGCCAAGTACGAAGATGACTTTCGCGCTTTTCAATGGCACCATTTCTTGGATTGCTCAGAGTGTGGATTGCTCATTGAAGCACAAGAACCCATTTTGGACACGATTGAGGTGATGATGGATGGTGCACGAATCAGTGTCACTTGCTCACTCCCATTCAAGTTTCTACAGGACAGAAACTTGAGAGAACAACTCAGGAGCAGAGGATTTAATGTAGGGGACAGGCAAGGCCACAGTTTGCTCGCAGCAACAGACAGTACGCCCACTTTACCATACTGGATATTTCATCCCTCACACAGAGACGATCCTCGCAAGTGTCTCTTTAACTACCACCACGTGATGCAAGAGGAGAACCGCGTGGCTAGTTTCATCCAAGTTGCCGTTGTTCGTAGTGCAATGTTTGAGGCTTACAGATCCACGTGGGGAAAGATTCTCGCAATTTTTCAGTTGCCCGAAGAACTCCCCAATTGTGACCGTAGAGCCGATGAAGGAGGAGTGGGATATTCCAGGCTTTTTATTCAGAAAATGGCCTATGGGCTACACCTTGATTACGTTTTTGTAATAGATGACAACGTTGCCACGATGCGCGAAGCACAGTTCAGTTTTGGAGAACAAACGGGATTCAATGCGACAGTCTTAAGAAACGAGGATGGTACCATGAAGATGCAGCGTTGCTCTTTCCTGAAACCACTCGTTTATCTTCAGAAAATCGCCGAAGGAAAGGTTAATCCACCTGATGATAGGGAGAAGTATGAGCCACATCCGTTAAAGgagcagtttgaaaattgtCCGCTATATAGTTACACAGGTCCGGCCAAGTTGTTTGGCGACAAGGAGCATGACAGCTATGGCGTACTAGGACTTCTGAGAAGTATTCCCACTGTGCGGCGCCCATTCTCAAAGACCCAAGTGTACgcattggttttattaaatgtCAAGAGCACCGTGGAGAAGGGAGTGTTTTATCGACCATGGCCTTGCTGGGAGGACCTACGCTTCAACGATGACTGTGACAAAGCTGGTCTGTGGGTGGTTAAGTGCAACCGTTACTGCTTTTACAAGTTACAGTACCAGGACTGGATCAACAACCTTGCTTTTCCTTGCATCTATCAATGGAACGAAGAAAGCAAACTGGAGGAAAGACCACTTGAATGTGAGCTTCCTCAAGATTTGGAAGAAAGCGTTATCCTAAACCATCTTCGAAATTTGGTCGAAACTGAAGATCACGACTATTGTTTTAAAGGACAGATTGGAGCCGCTGGACCAGAGGATGGTCACACTGACACAGAGGGGGCTGTTGACATTGCTGGAGGAGGGGTTAGCCGCAGCGCTGATTGTCCAATGGTAGTCCTCGAGCAGTTAGAAATAGAGAAGAACGTAAAGAAGAGCTCAGGCGTTTCAGTTCTCATCCTTTCTTATGACTATTCACCCACTCTGCCATTGAAAAGCCTATTTCTGTTGAACGAGAGTTATTGCAGCACCACAAAGAAGATAGTGTTCGTTGTGAGTGCTAAACAGCTTCAAGAAACAAAGAAGCTGAAAGACGGTTTGACGCTGGCTGACGTTCGAAGAGGACATTTTTTCCATCTCTTCTCGACAGAAATGAGCAAGAAAAACGGCAACGTTGCCATTTTTTCAGCTGCTGACCCAGGGCGACACAGTTTGCGATGGATTGTGATCGATGTTTCATTCTCTAAACAGGAGTTAAGAGCTGAAAATAACAGCATGACAGCTTCAGAGAGACGTTCAGCTAAACCACGTAACGTTGAAAGACCGGAAAGTGGTGCTTCAAGAAACCCTGTTACTGAAATCGACCAAGGACACAGCAAGAGATCTACAGAGAGTGATGTGGAAGATCTCCAAGAAAATAGGAAACCTCTGACGGAAGACCAAAGAGAATATCTAAATGTGCGGCGTGTGAATCCCAACTCAAAGAAAGTTGCCGTTGGTCACAAAATGACCTCAAAGGCGAAAAGAGACAAGGAAAACTCTCAAGATAGTAAACCAGGTAGAAGGAAAAGTTGTCCTTTCTCTGAGACAACAACGAGTACAAAACCCAGAAATTCAGCTAAACAACGTACGATTGAAAGGGCGGAAAGTGGTGTTTCAAGAAACCGTGGAGAAGGCACTGAAATCGACCAGAGGGGCAACAAGCGATCTACTGAGAGAGATGTGGAAGATCTGCAGCAACAAAAGACACCCTTGATGCATCTAAATGTGGGGCGTGTGGATTCCAACTTAAAGGAAGTTGTTGTTGGTCAAAAAATTACCCCCAAAGTGAAAAAAGTCGACAAGACCTCTCAAGATAGTAAACCaggtgaaagaaaaaagaatctTTACTCGGAGACGACAACCACTAAAAAACCCAGAGTTGACGGCTACGTAAGAGATGGCCCTACTACAAGCACAGGTGAACAAATAGACGTAACACATGTCACACCAGGCAAAACTACAAACATCTTAGCGAAATCGGCGACAGAATTCCTTTCAGGAGCAGCCCACGGTTCTTCAGGGCGAGATAAGAAAACGTCTTCCAGGGAGAGAGAATTCAATCGGAGTGCAGTGACTGGGTTAACACCAGATGATCCCGCGTATGATGAAGGGACAAACACTGTCACAGCAACGATAGTTAAACTGTGGAGAGGGAAAGTAAAACAAGGACGTGACAAGGATGTAACATCAGAAATGATAGAGAACGCGTTGGACTTTGAACCGGAAGAGTTAGAAAAACTTGATGGTAAAGGTTACAACGCTTTGACAAAAGCCTGCTCACTTCCATCCGTGGGCAAACGTTTGGTGTCCTACCTACTCAATTTAAAGAAGGTTGACGTCAACTCTCAAATTCCTTCTACTTTTAATTCGGACAGCCCCGCCGCCAGATGGTTAACTCCAGGGATGTCGGCTTTGTCTATGGCTATAAGAAGAGGCAATGTAAATTGCGTTCCCACATTCATGAATAGGGAACCTGCAATTGACTTTAGGAGTACAGATCGTGACCAGAACACAGCGCTACATCACTGTGTGTTGTCCTCGGTTGTTCCGAAAACTGCATTCGATCGGTTGTTTCGTTGCTATAGAGTTCTGGAatggaaagaaatgaaaaatgtccAAAGCAAGAGCCCCTTGGATATAGCCAAAGAACGATGGATAGAGTCACATACCAAAAAcgatgagaagaagaaagaagctCTTGAACATGTGTTCGATGTAATGGGCTTCACACTAACTATTGAAAACGTAAcggatgacgacgatgatgatgatgtcgaTGATCATAACGATGATGACGAGGATGACGACAACGacgaggatgatgatgatgatgataatgaggaCGGTGATGATGATTCttcttga